One part of the Candidatus Zymogenus saltonus genome encodes these proteins:
- a CDS encoding CD225/dispanin family protein, with translation MRKGNTSGKREDHVHDYLVESILVTLFCCQPFGIVAMIICHAGKVVSLGRIS, from the coding sequence ATGAGAAAGGGTAATACATCCGGGAAAAGGGAAGATCACGTCCACGACTACCTCGTGGAGTCGATCCTGGTAACCCTCTTCTGCTGCCAGCCCTTCGGGATTGTGGCCATGATAATATGCCACGCAGGTAAAGTCGTTTCTCTTGGGAGGATTTCATAA
- a CDS encoding V-type ATP synthase subunit B yields the protein MQKEYLTIRDIYGPLVIVEEVEGVKYEELVNVELPDGKRRTGKVLEVDGDRAMIQLFEGTTGVDIYKSRVRFLGRGIQIPLSEDILGRVFDGMANPIDDGPSIIAEKRIDINGNPINPYARDYPEEFIQTGISAIDGLNTLVRGQKLPIFSGSGLPHNQLAAQIARQSKVLGTEESFAVIFAAMGITFEEANYFISEFNKTGAIDRSVLFLNLADDPALERVATPRMALTSAEYLAFEKGMHVLVILTDMTNYCEALREISAARKEIPGRRGYPGYLYTDLSTIYERAGKIQGRSGSITQIPILTMPEDDKTHPIPDLTGYITEGQIILSRVLYRKNISPPIDVLPSLSRLKDKGMGAGKTREDHADVNNQLFAAYARGKEAQELAVILGEAALSDIDRLFFDFANTFEAQYVSQGEYDDRTIEETLDLGWRLLSVFPTVELKRIRTEYIDKYMSRFKKKEAAAS from the coding sequence ATGCAGAAGGAATATCTAACCATAAGGGATATATACGGCCCTCTGGTCATTGTTGAAGAGGTTGAGGGGGTGAAGTACGAGGAGCTTGTGAACGTCGAGCTTCCGGACGGAAAGAGGCGCACGGGAAAGGTGCTCGAGGTTGACGGCGACCGCGCCATGATCCAGCTCTTCGAGGGCACCACCGGTGTCGATATCTATAAATCGAGGGTGAGATTTTTGGGCCGGGGAATCCAGATACCCCTCTCCGAGGACATCCTGGGCAGAGTCTTTGACGGCATGGCCAATCCAATAGACGACGGCCCCAGCATAATCGCCGAGAAGAGGATAGACATCAACGGAAACCCGATCAACCCCTACGCCAGGGACTACCCGGAGGAGTTCATCCAGACCGGAATTTCGGCCATCGACGGGCTGAACACCCTGGTCCGCGGCCAGAAGCTCCCGATATTCTCCGGCTCCGGCCTTCCCCACAACCAGCTCGCGGCGCAGATCGCCCGCCAGTCGAAGGTCTTGGGAACCGAGGAGAGCTTCGCCGTCATCTTCGCGGCGATGGGGATCACCTTCGAGGAGGCGAACTACTTCATCTCCGAGTTCAACAAGACGGGCGCCATCGACCGCTCGGTGCTGTTCCTCAACCTCGCCGACGACCCGGCCCTGGAGCGCGTGGCGACGCCGAGGATGGCCCTAACGTCGGCCGAGTATCTGGCCTTCGAGAAGGGGATGCACGTCCTGGTCATCCTGACCGACATGACCAACTACTGCGAGGCGCTTAGGGAAATATCGGCCGCGAGAAAAGAGATCCCCGGAAGGAGAGGATACCCCGGATACCTCTACACCGACCTCTCCACGATATACGAGAGGGCGGGGAAGATCCAGGGACGCTCCGGCTCCATCACTCAGATACCGATCCTCACCATGCCCGAAGACGACAAGACCCACCCAATCCCGGACCTCACCGGCTACATCACCGAGGGTCAGATCATCCTTTCGAGGGTACTCTACCGGAAAAATATAAGTCCCCCGATAGACGTGCTCCCGTCCCTCTCCAGGCTCAAGGACAAGGGTATGGGTGCGGGAAAGACGAGGGAGGATCACGCCGACGTCAACAACCAGCTCTTCGCCGCATACGCCAGGGGCAAGGAGGCCCAGGAGCTTGCGGTCATCCTTGGCGAGGCCGCGCTCTCCGACATAGACCGCCTCTTCTTCGACTTCGCCAACACCTTCGAGGCCCAGTACGTATCCCAGGGCGAATACGATGACAGGACCATAGAGGAGACCCTCGACCTCGGGTGGAGGCTCTTGAGCGTCTTCCCGACGGTGGAGCTCAAGCGTATCAGAACCGAGTACATAGACAAATACATGTCCAGGTTCAAGAAAAAAGAGGCCGCCGCAAGCTGA
- a CDS encoding V-type ATP synthase subunit D: protein MKLNVNSTRMELMRLKRRLAVAQRGHKLLKDKQDELMRRFMEIIEETRKIRAKVEKELSGVLGRFIHINSFMGPERVEEALTLPSVKIEMEVSIMSIMNVKVPEISYKIEGPPICYGYSGTSGELDLYIVALRKLFSDMIKLAQNEKRAELLAEELVKTRRRVNALEYVLIPNIQETVRYITIKLDEMERSNLSRLMKVKDIVRAK, encoded by the coding sequence ATGAAACTTAACGTCAACAGCACGAGGATGGAGCTTATGCGCTTGAAGCGCAGGCTCGCGGTCGCCCAAAGGGGCCACAAGCTCCTGAAGGACAAGCAGGACGAGCTGATGCGCCGGTTCATGGAGATCATCGAGGAGACGAGGAAGATCAGGGCAAAGGTGGAGAAAGAGCTCTCGGGGGTGCTCGGGCGATTCATACACATCAACTCCTTCATGGGGCCGGAGCGGGTCGAGGAGGCGTTGACGCTGCCTTCCGTCAAGATCGAGATGGAAGTCTCGATAATGTCGATAATGAACGTCAAGGTCCCCGAGATCTCATACAAGATCGAGGGGCCGCCCATCTGCTACGGGTATTCGGGGACGTCCGGTGAACTCGACCTCTACATAGTGGCATTGAGAAAGCTCTTCTCCGACATGATAAAACTCGCCCAGAACGAGAAACGGGCGGAGCTTCTGGCGGAGGAGCTCGTAAAGACCAGAAGGCGGGTGAACGCCCTCGAATACGTCCTCATCCCGAACATACAGGAGACGGTGAGATACATAACCATAAAGCTCGACGAGATGGAGAGAAGCAACCTCTCCCGCCTGATGAAGGTAAAGGACATCGTGAGGGCGAAGTAG
- a CDS encoding DUF2752 domain-containing protein: protein MNKLNLIKVACAALILVFGLVVLYLFKPGQSLIYPPCPFHLITGLYCPGCGSLRAIHALLHGQILKALDLNPLMVVSIPFLGYGFISLALYKIMGRGLPQLIRHPLWVWSILALIVVYTILRNLPFYPFNVLAP from the coding sequence ATGAACAAGCTGAATCTAATAAAGGTTGCCTGTGCGGCGCTCATACTTGTGTTTGGACTCGTTGTCCTATACCTTTTCAAGCCCGGGCAGTCCCTCATATATCCCCCATGCCCCTTCCATCTCATCACCGGGCTCTATTGCCCAGGCTGCGGGTCGCTGAGGGCGATCCACGCCCTCCTTCACGGCCAGATCCTAAAAGCCCTCGACCTCAACCCCCTGATGGTTGTTTCCATCCCCTTTTTGGGATACGGTTTTATCTCTCTCGCCCTCTATAAGATAATGGGAAGGGGGCTTCCGCAGCTGATAAGGCACCCCCTATGGGTCTGGTCTATCCTCGCATTGATAGTTGTTTACACGATTTTGAGGAATCTCCCCTTCTATCCCTTCAACGTCCTCGCCCCTTGA
- a CDS encoding glutamate racemase, which yields MNKAIGVFDSGVGGLTVLREIMKALPNEDCFYLGDTARIPYGTKSKETVTGFAIKNTEFLVSLGIKFLVVACNTAAAAGLDAIADRFDVPTIGVVLPGAERAVRVTKNGRVGVIGTRATVLSGAYEREIVKIDPAVQVFQQPCPLFVPLAEEGWTEDEITRLTAERYLSRFAEFDLDTLVLGCTHYPLLKGVIQEAVGYDVTLVDSAVPIAWEVKKRLTEMGLKRNGGEGKKRFFVTDDPDNFKRVGEPFLGCRIDDVEHVDIVV from the coding sequence CTGAACAAGGCGATAGGGGTGTTCGATTCCGGGGTCGGGGGGCTTACGGTTCTTAGGGAGATCATGAAGGCCCTTCCGAACGAGGACTGCTTCTACCTCGGGGACACGGCGAGGATACCTTACGGGACTAAGTCAAAGGAGACGGTAACCGGATTTGCGATAAAAAACACCGAGTTTCTGGTGTCGCTGGGGATAAAATTTCTCGTCGTGGCCTGCAACACCGCCGCCGCGGCGGGGCTCGACGCGATAGCGGATAGGTTCGATGTCCCCACGATCGGGGTTGTCCTGCCTGGGGCCGAGCGGGCGGTCAGGGTCACGAAAAACGGCAGGGTGGGGGTGATTGGGACGAGGGCAACGGTATTGAGCGGTGCCTACGAGAGGGAGATAGTGAAAATCGACCCCGCCGTTCAGGTCTTTCAGCAGCCGTGTCCCCTCTTCGTTCCGCTGGCCGAGGAAGGCTGGACCGAAGATGAGATAACCCGGCTTACCGCGGAGAGGTACCTCTCGCGGTTTGCCGAATTCGACCTGGATACGCTTGTCCTCGGCTGCACGCACTACCCGCTCCTTAAGGGCGTGATCCAGGAGGCCGTGGGATACGACGTGACCCTGGTGGATTCCGCCGTGCCGATAGCGTGGGAGGTCAAAAAGAGGCTTACGGAGATGGGGCTTAAGAGGAACGGGGGAGAGGGGAAGAAGAGGTTTTTTGTCACCGACGATCCGGATAATTTTAAAAGGGTGGGCGAGCCCTTTTTGGGGTGCAGGATAGACGACGTCGAACATGTGGATATTGTGGTTTAG
- the fusA gene encoding elongation factor G, translating into MAGEGRLKNIRNIGIISHIDAGKTTVTERILYYTGVSYKIGEVHNGEAVMDWMPQEQERGITITSAVTTCGWQGHEIHIIDTPGHVDFTVEVERSLRVLDGAIAIFSGVEGVEPQSETVWHQADKYHVPRVAFINKMDRLGADFFAVIDMMVEKLGVRPLVVTLPVGSEEEFSGVIDLIDMSAITFSAQDLGVTVSRGEIPEGVKDKAFEYREKLIEAAADMDDNIAERYLEGEEITRDSIIDAVRRGTIGGSFVPIFCGSGLRNKGIQPLLDGVVDFLPSPIDVPPIAGTNPKTGEAEVRRSDEGEPLSALAFKVHVDQGRKLTYFRVYSGVLKAGAEVYNPRLKKPERMARLLKMHANKRERIDTAKAGDIAAAVGLKDTTTGDTLCDKDKPILLESILFTEPVISLAIEPKTVADQEKLEQSLGKLVDEDPTLKVKVDEDTGQTIISGMGELHLEIVVDRLMREFNIAANVGKPQVVYRETATKGAESEATIDREIAGEQRYARVSLSIEPLDRGLGVEVKSLVESDGIPDEWMNSALTAIRDAAASGPILGYPLADVRISITSLDAREGLTDGMAFSIASGMAVRSAAEKASPVLLEPIMAVEILTPEEFMGEIIGDLNARGGHLKGVEPKGKINHVRVEVPLSNMFGYSTKLRSQSQGRATFTMQFSHYGRVED; encoded by the coding sequence ATGGCGGGCGAGGGAAGATTAAAGAATATCCGTAACATCGGGATCATCTCCCATATCGACGCGGGGAAGACCACCGTGACCGAGAGGATCCTCTACTACACGGGGGTTTCCTATAAGATCGGGGAGGTCCACAACGGTGAGGCGGTCATGGACTGGATGCCCCAGGAGCAGGAGAGGGGGATTACGATAACCAGCGCGGTCACAACGTGCGGCTGGCAGGGGCATGAGATCCACATTATCGACACCCCGGGCCATGTCGATTTTACCGTGGAGGTGGAGAGGTCCCTTCGGGTGCTGGACGGCGCGATAGCGATCTTTTCCGGTGTCGAGGGGGTGGAGCCCCAGTCGGAGACGGTCTGGCACCAGGCGGACAAGTACCACGTCCCAAGGGTCGCCTTCATCAACAAGATGGACAGGCTCGGCGCTGATTTCTTCGCCGTAATAGATATGATGGTGGAAAAGCTGGGCGTAAGGCCGCTCGTCGTCACCCTCCCCGTCGGCTCGGAGGAGGAGTTCTCCGGGGTGATCGACCTGATCGATATGAGCGCTATCACTTTTTCCGCGCAAGACCTCGGCGTAACGGTAAGCAGGGGGGAAATCCCAGAGGGGGTCAAAGACAAGGCCTTCGAGTACAGGGAGAAGCTGATAGAGGCCGCGGCCGATATGGACGACAACATAGCGGAAAGGTATCTTGAGGGGGAAGAGATAACAAGGGACTCGATAATCGATGCCGTGAGAAGGGGGACTATCGGCGGCTCTTTCGTCCCGATATTCTGCGGCTCCGGCCTGAGGAACAAGGGGATTCAGCCCCTTCTCGACGGAGTCGTGGATTTTCTCCCCTCACCGATTGACGTTCCCCCCATCGCCGGCACAAACCCGAAGACCGGAGAGGCCGAGGTCAGGAGGAGCGACGAGGGCGAGCCTCTCTCCGCCCTGGCGTTCAAGGTCCATGTAGACCAGGGGAGAAAGCTGACCTATTTCAGGGTATACTCCGGCGTCCTGAAGGCGGGGGCGGAGGTCTACAATCCGAGGCTTAAAAAGCCGGAGCGTATGGCGAGGCTCTTGAAGATGCACGCGAACAAGCGGGAGCGGATAGATACGGCAAAAGCGGGGGACATCGCCGCCGCCGTGGGCCTCAAGGACACCACTACTGGGGACACCCTCTGCGACAAGGATAAGCCGATCCTCCTCGAATCGATCCTCTTTACCGAACCCGTAATAAGCCTCGCCATCGAGCCGAAGACGGTGGCCGATCAGGAGAAGCTCGAGCAGTCGCTGGGAAAGCTCGTTGACGAGGACCCTACTCTGAAGGTCAAGGTCGACGAAGATACGGGACAGACCATCATCTCCGGGATGGGGGAGCTTCACCTGGAGATCGTGGTGGACAGGCTCATGAGGGAGTTCAACATTGCGGCGAACGTAGGAAAGCCACAAGTGGTCTACAGGGAGACTGCGACGAAGGGGGCCGAGTCGGAGGCCACCATAGACAGGGAGATAGCCGGCGAGCAGCGCTACGCCAGGGTCTCCCTATCCATCGAGCCTCTTGATAGGGGTCTGGGAGTCGAGGTCAAAAGCCTCGTGGAGTCGGACGGAATACCGGATGAGTGGATGAACTCCGCCCTGACGGCGATAAGGGACGCCGCCGCGTCGGGGCCGATTCTGGGCTATCCGCTGGCCGATGTGAGGATAAGCATCACGTCCCTCGACGCCAGGGAGGGACTCACCGACGGGATGGCGTTTTCAATAGCCTCCGGAATGGCGGTCAGGAGCGCCGCCGAAAAGGCGTCGCCCGTCCTCCTGGAGCCGATCATGGCGGTCGAGATATTGACCCCGGAAGAGTTCATGGGGGAGATAATCGGGGACCTGAACGCCAGGGGCGGACATCTGAAGGGCGTTGAGCCCAAGGGGAAGATAAACCATGTCAGGGTCGAGGTCCCCCTCTCCAACATGTTCGGCTACTCTACAAAGCTGAGATCGCAGAGTCAGGGAAGGGCAACCTTTACGATGCAGTTTTCTCATTACGGAAGGGTGGAGGATTGA
- a CDS encoding tetratricopeptide repeat protein, whose amino-acid sequence MKYHFRLLNSKSLFAILIVTFTAAVIPVSAFSEEDPEVLFQQGYEAYKEKKYEDAVKYFGDAYSIYKASKNEDGMAQALNNIGLMKFYLFKYNDAERYYLMALAIDKKRDVDKDVASDLYNIGVLYYHMQRYEEALFSFSKSAELYRGLENDQKRAEIVYWVGKVHYEQGEYVAAANFYAAASDIHMKLLDRVGYARDIVALADCLTDLGRLDKALDLYEEAVKVLIADENVESAVNVKIRIAESLEENGRYETAKEYLDEAFKMAKKEKDKGIQGTVYTAMGDLYDCSGDYEEAIRNYYKAIEIKKEAKELGDVAKIQRKVGSLWGDLMMFIEAEKVFGEARLIYQVGGDKVNEAVVLNSLGNFYLKVGEIDEALDFLKKADEMFKETNRDKYRGINLLGIGEILYDSGDYKEARAVFNEVLKLLTGVKDKKHRAEAISYLALIDYREGKYSSSFKNFSDALSLYREERSKCREADLLIGSGLALMKMGKANVAKGFFAESGKIAKELNLGQIIWRATYCEALLMEALPDGKEELILSRLETALFVVQQNPPELYPDLLGARLVHVEDLFKKLAEKRGLKEPDAEAFANKEKNAMNELNDFFGNAPPPLTGDDAEFMELFVKKAGVVNYSREKLAEDEFRKADNRDKFAIDLLKAQGGYLNALDRIKDKNPTLWDRYFKEVYE is encoded by the coding sequence ATGAAATATCATTTTAGACTATTAAATTCTAAATCGCTGTTTGCGATACTGATTGTTACTTTTACCGCCGCCGTAATTCCGGTCTCGGCCTTTTCAGAAGAAGACCCGGAGGTACTCTTTCAGCAGGGATACGAGGCTTACAAAGAGAAAAAATATGAGGATGCAGTCAAGTATTTTGGAGATGCATATTCAATTTACAAAGCTTCGAAGAACGAAGACGGGATGGCACAGGCCTTGAATAACATCGGGCTTATGAAGTTTTATTTGTTTAAGTATAACGACGCGGAGAGATATTATTTAATGGCCCTGGCGATCGACAAGAAGAGAGACGTGGACAAGGACGTTGCTTCGGACCTCTACAACATAGGCGTTCTCTACTATCATATGCAGAGATACGAGGAGGCGCTCTTCTCGTTTTCTAAATCGGCCGAGCTGTATAGAGGGCTGGAAAATGATCAAAAAAGGGCGGAGATTGTCTACTGGGTCGGTAAGGTCCACTATGAACAGGGAGAATACGTGGCGGCGGCGAACTTCTATGCCGCGGCCTCCGATATTCATATGAAGCTGCTGGACAGGGTGGGCTACGCCCGGGATATAGTCGCCCTGGCGGACTGTCTGACTGATCTGGGGAGGCTCGACAAGGCCCTCGACCTGTACGAAGAGGCGGTCAAGGTTTTAATAGCCGACGAGAATGTCGAGTCCGCTGTAAATGTAAAGATTCGCATCGCGGAATCGTTGGAGGAGAACGGAAGATATGAGACGGCAAAGGAGTATCTGGACGAGGCGTTTAAGATGGCGAAGAAGGAGAAGGATAAAGGCATTCAGGGCACCGTTTATACGGCGATGGGAGACTTGTATGATTGCTCCGGTGACTACGAAGAGGCGATAAGAAATTATTACAAGGCAATCGAAATAAAGAAGGAGGCGAAGGAGCTTGGAGACGTGGCCAAGATACAGAGGAAGGTGGGATCGCTGTGGGGAGATCTCATGATGTTTATCGAGGCGGAGAAGGTCTTCGGCGAGGCACGGTTGATATATCAAGTGGGGGGCGATAAGGTAAACGAGGCCGTTGTCCTAAACAGCCTCGGCAACTTCTATCTCAAGGTTGGCGAGATTGATGAGGCGTTAGATTTCCTGAAGAAGGCTGATGAGATGTTTAAGGAGACCAACAGGGATAAATACCGGGGGATAAACCTCCTCGGGATAGGGGAGATTCTATACGACAGTGGGGATTATAAGGAGGCAAGGGCGGTATTTAACGAGGTTCTTAAGCTACTGACGGGAGTAAAAGACAAAAAACACCGGGCGGAGGCGATATCCTACCTGGCGCTTATCGACTACAGGGAGGGCAAGTACAGCTCTTCGTTTAAAAATTTCTCCGATGCCTTAAGCCTCTACCGGGAGGAGAGGAGCAAATGTCGGGAGGCGGACCTCCTGATAGGCTCCGGGTTGGCCCTTATGAAAATGGGCAAGGCAAACGTCGCGAAGGGATTTTTCGCGGAGAGCGGGAAGATCGCGAAGGAGCTGAACCTTGGGCAAATTATCTGGCGCGCGACCTATTGCGAGGCGCTCCTTATGGAGGCGCTGCCCGATGGGAAGGAGGAGCTTATCCTCTCCAGACTCGAAACCGCTCTTTTCGTCGTTCAGCAGAATCCCCCGGAGCTCTACCCCGACCTTCTGGGCGCAAGGCTCGTTCATGTGGAGGACCTGTTCAAAAAGCTCGCCGAGAAGAGGGGGCTGAAAGAACCAGATGCCGAAGCCTTCGCCAACAAGGAGAAAAATGCGATGAATGAGCTCAACGACTTTTTCGGGAACGCCCCGCCGCCCCTGACGGGCGACGACGCCGAGTTCATGGAACTCTTCGTTAAAAAGGCGGGGGTCGTGAACTATTCCCGGGAGAAGCTCGCCGAGGACGAGTTTCGCAAGGCTGACAACAGGGACAAGTTCGCGATAGACCTCCTCAAGGCCCAGGGGGGCTACCTTAATGCTCTGGACAGGATAAAGGATAAGAACCCGACCCTCTGGGACAGGTACTTCAAGGAGGTCTACGAGTAG
- a CDS encoding CD225/dispanin family protein, whose translation MKCPYCKEENPPRNLRCSFCGESLTRSGVTAGPTDYVPDYLVQSILVTLCCCLPFGIVAIVYAARVKAFLLGR comes from the coding sequence ATGAAGTGTCCATATTGTAAAGAGGAGAATCCGCCGAGGAACTTGAGGTGCTCGTTTTGCGGGGAGTCCCTGACCAGAAGCGGGGTAACTGCTGGCCCAACGGATTACGTCCCCGACTACCTCGTCCAGTCGATCCTCGTTACGCTATGCTGCTGTCTCCCCTTCGGAATAGTCGCCATCGTATACGCGGCCAGGGTCAAGGCCTTTTTGCTCGGCAGGTAG
- a CDS encoding CD225/dispanin family protein — translation MKCPNCKEENPQGSVKCSNCGKSLEPKALKKGESEYVPNYLAPAILVMIFCCLPFGVVSLAYAAQVNGRLIAGQREKALNASHMAKIWCFVTVGVGVLFWSVYFMIYFSIFGLAMIGAIIGSMQ, via the coding sequence ATGAAATGTCCCAATTGTAAAGAAGAAAATCCGCAGGGGAGCGTAAAGTGCTCAAATTGCGGCAAGTCCCTTGAGCCAAAGGCGCTGAAGAAGGGGGAGTCGGAGTACGTCCCGAATTACCTCGCCCCGGCAATCCTCGTTATGATCTTCTGCTGTCTCCCATTCGGGGTGGTGAGCCTCGCTTATGCCGCGCAGGTAAACGGGAGGCTGATCGCCGGCCAGCGCGAAAAGGCGCTCAATGCCTCGCACATGGCCAAGATATGGTGTTTTGTCACGGTCGGCGTCGGGGTCCTCTTTTGGAGCGTCTATTTTATGATCTACTTTTCGATCTTCGGACTCGCCATGATCGGCGCCATAATAGGATCGATGCAGTAG
- a CDS encoding CD225/dispanin family protein, producing the protein MKCPYCGRVGKPERTICEYCGAPLDYIEEVEEQVEDIPDNIPEYTQDRLIGKVPCNIDVYLVFAIFITVFCCMPFGIVAIIFAARAKMFLNRGDYVKAMEEAKTAKAFCWIGFIIGTVIIGIYVFTGFYKTLIEGM; encoded by the coding sequence ATGAAGTGTCCCTATTGCGGCAGAGTGGGCAAGCCGGAGAGAACTATTTGCGAGTACTGCGGTGCGCCCCTGGATTATATCGAAGAGGTGGAGGAACAGGTAGAGGATATCCCGGATAATATTCCGGAATATACTCAGGATCGTTTAATTGGAAAAGTACCGTGCAACATTGATGTTTATCTTGTTTTCGCAATCTTTATAACGGTTTTTTGCTGTATGCCTTTTGGAATTGTCGCGATTATTTTCGCTGCCCGGGCGAAGATGTTTTTAAACAGGGGAGATTATGTCAAGGCAATGGAGGAGGCGAAGACAGCGAAAGCTTTTTGCTGGATCGGCTTCATAATAGGAACTGTAATAATCGGAATTTATGTTTTTACTGGTTTTTACAAAACCCTTATTGAAGGTATGTAG
- a CDS encoding 1-acyl-sn-glycerol-3-phosphate acyltransferase, with amino-acid sequence MKKLFYNYIFPFYLPVVVLVTGLTTAFFGAIVIIIGFIPGLDTNNNFGYQIGKFWAWLNLKVTGTRLKVRGMDKIDRKRSYVVMSNHQSHFDVWAIISRLPLSLRWVMKIELRAVPVFGIGCEKLGQIYVDRSNSEKARESLEAAKSKIEAGASVVFFPEGTRSNDGKLLTFKKGGFHMALGTGTPILPITVNGGRFALPKGYPFMMKPGKMEIIVHDPIEVEGLGFADIDTLMKKVREVIEGGLDLEYGRIL; translated from the coding sequence ATGAAGAAGTTGTTCTATAACTATATCTTTCCCTTTTACCTCCCTGTTGTTGTTCTGGTGACCGGCTTAACCACGGCCTTTTTCGGGGCCATAGTAATAATTATCGGTTTTATCCCCGGTCTGGATACGAACAACAATTTCGGCTATCAGATAGGGAAGTTCTGGGCCTGGCTGAATCTGAAGGTCACCGGGACGAGGCTCAAGGTCAGGGGGATGGATAAAATCGACAGGAAGCGCTCCTACGTCGTGATGTCCAACCACCAGAGCCACTTTGACGTCTGGGCGATCATCTCGAGGCTGCCCCTCTCGCTGAGGTGGGTGATGAAGATCGAGCTCAGGGCGGTTCCGGTCTTCGGCATAGGGTGCGAGAAGCTCGGCCAGATCTACGTGGACAGGTCGAACTCGGAGAAGGCCAGGGAGAGTCTGGAAGCCGCAAAATCTAAGATAGAGGCTGGGGCCTCGGTGGTGTTTTTCCCGGAGGGAACCAGGAGCAACGACGGCAAGCTGTTGACATTCAAAAAGGGGGGATTTCACATGGCCCTCGGCACCGGGACGCCGATCCTGCCGATTACCGTCAACGGAGGGAGGTTCGCCCTTCCCAAGGGATATCCCTTCATGATGAAGCCCGGGAAGATGGAGATTATTGTCCACGATCCGATCGAGGTAGAGGGTTTGGGCTTTGCGGATATAGATACGTTGATGAAGAAGGTAAGAGAAGTGATCGAGGGGGGACTCGATCTCGAGTACGGAAGGATCCTTTAG